The region GGTCGTAGATATAGGCGGAGGTACAACCGACATAGCCGTGATAAGTCTTGGAGGGGTTGTGGTTGGAGACTCTATCAAAATTGCAGGAGATGCAATGGATGAGGCTATTGTCAGATTTGCAAGAAGGAAGTACGGGCTGGTCATAGGAGAGCCTACCGCAGAACAGGTAAAAATAAGGATAGGAAAAATCCACTCTTCCATGGAATCATATGAAATAGAGATTAAAGGCAGAGACGCTGTTACTGGACTGCCAAGAACAGATCAGATAAACTCTGATGATGTTATGGAGACGTTGCGTCCTTTAGTTGAAACAATAGTAAGCAGGATCAAGATGGTTCTCGAAAAGACTCCGCCAGAACTGGCGGCGGATATAATAAACCAAGGTATTGTGCTTACGGGTGGTGGAGCTTTGTTAAGAGGCCTTGATTTGCTCATATCTGAAGAGCTTGGAGTGAAGACGATAATAGCTGAAGATCCCATAACTTCTGTAGCGAGAGGTACAGGTATTCTGTTAGAGAATCCAGATTTGCTCAAGGTTGTTGCTACTTCATACTCGAGGTGATAGCGTGTTAAGGGGTATTTATACTGCTGCAATGGGTATGCTTCTGGATATGAGTAAACTCGATGTAACTGCAAATAACCTTGCGAACGTCGAGACGGTTGCGTATAAAAGGGATAAACTTGCCTTTAGAGCATACCAGGACAGGGCAATATATGCCCTACCAGATCGAAGGCAGCCAATTGGAAATTTGACATACAGTGCGGTCCTGGACGACGTGTTCTTAGATTCATCTATGGGAACTTTCATGAAAACTGATAATCCAATGGACTTTGCCATTGATGGAGAAGGATTTTTCAGTTTACTCGGAGAAGATGGGGTATATTACAGCCGTGCTGGCAATTTCAAATTAAATGAGGAAGGGTATCTGGTAAATACTGATGGGCTTATGGTGCTTGATGAGAACAATCAGCCGATAAGATTTGAATCCAGTTATGTTGTTGATGCCGATGGATATATCAGAGACCCTGTGGGTAACGTGATAACCAGGTTGGGTATCTACAATTTCGATGATCCGGGCGAATTGAGAAAGATTGGTTATACGTTATTTCAACCAACGGAAGAAAGTGGCCAGCCTGTTGTTGCAGATGAATTTAGGATTTTATCTGGATACGTTGAAT is a window of Pseudothermotoga elfii DSM 9442 = NBRC 107921 DNA encoding:
- the flgF gene encoding flagellar basal-body rod protein FlgF → MLRGIYTAAMGMLLDMSKLDVTANNLANVETVAYKRDKLAFRAYQDRAIYALPDRRQPIGNLTYSAVLDDVFLDSSMGTFMKTDNPMDFAIDGEGFFSLLGEDGVYYSRAGNFKLNEEGYLVNTDGLMVLDENNQPIRFESSYVVDADGYIRDPVGNVITRLGIYNFDDPGELRKIGYTLFQPTEESGQPVVADEFRILSGYVELSNVNAIDEMVNLIEAQRHFEISQKALTVSDETLAKLISQVGSLK
- the mreB gene encoding rod shape-determining protein, coding for MPKGDLGIDLGTASFIVYQRGKGIVIFEPSVVAISEKTGEIVAIGEEAKKMLGKTPEYFKAIKPMKDGVIADYKTIEAVIKEFINRTVRRSFFFKPDLVIGIPTKATSVEKRAVFEAALNAGARQVHVISEPLAAAIGSGIDVTKSEGSMVVDIGGGTTDIAVISLGGVVVGDSIKIAGDAMDEAIVRFARRKYGLVIGEPTAEQVKIRIGKIHSSMESYEIEIKGRDAVTGLPRTDQINSDDVMETLRPLVETIVSRIKMVLEKTPPELAADIINQGIVLTGGGALLRGLDLLISEELGVKTIIAEDPITSVARGTGILLENPDLLKVVATSYSR